The Engystomops pustulosus chromosome 9, aEngPut4.maternal, whole genome shotgun sequence genome includes a window with the following:
- the LOC140077724 gene encoding cholesterol 7-desaturase nvd-like isoform X2, whose translation MVRRRRNKGDLPPVYPNGCYQVLDTHLLPPGAVHNTSLCGEQLAVYRTLEGKVYAVDAYCPHLGANLAVGGRVVGDCIECPFHGWQFRGEDGKCARIPYAEKVPEFAKVKTWPSCETNGMVFVWYHCDGIEPTWSVPEQEEITSKEWIYRGRTEHYINAHIEEIPENAADIAHLAFLHEPGLLSGVDLRYTKSGIWDFFKHTWKVRWEPEPPPNKHCSQMFVQHASLVFGKHFSLLDVDVVARQVGPGIVLLQFCHSFLGRGMIVHCVTPVEPLLQRVSHSIYYQRNIPAIVPKFILKAECIQFERDVMIWNNKKYISKPLLVKEDAAIQKHRRWYSQFYSENSPKLNFQEDGLDW comes from the exons ATGGTGCGGAGGAGGCGCAATAAGGGAGACCTACCCCCGGTGTACCCCAACGGCTGCTACCAGGTGCTGGACACCCACCTGCTGCCGCCCGGGGCCGTGCACAACACCTCGCTGTGCG GTGAGCAGCTGGCCGTGTACCGCACCTTGGAAGGCAAAGTATACGCTGTGGACGCCTACTGCCCTCACCTGGGCGCCAATCTGGCTGTGGGAGGCAGGGTGGTCGGCGACTGCATTGAATGCCCCTTCCATGGCTGGCAGTTCCGGGGCGAGGATGGCAAGTGTGCCAGGATACCCTATGCTGAGAAag TCCCAGAATTCGCCAAGGTGAAGACGTGGCCGTCCTGCGAGACTAACGGCATGGTGTTTGTCTGGTATCACTGCGATGGCATCGAGCCGACCTGGAGCGTCCCGGAGCAGGAGGAGATCACCAGCAAGGAGTGGATCTACAGGGGGCGCACCGAGCACTACATCAACGCTCACATCGAG GAGATCCCCGAGAACGCAGCAGACATCGCCCACCTCGCCTTCCTCCATGAGCCCGGATTACTGAGTGGTGTGGACCTCCGATACACAAAGTCCGGGATCTGGGATTTCTTCAAGCACACGTGGAAG GTGCGGTGGGAGCCAGAGCCGCCCCCCAACAAGCACTGCTCCCAGATGTTCGTGCAGCACGCCTCGCTGGTCTTCGGGAAACACTTCTCCCTGCTGGATGTGGACGTCGTCGCCCGCCAG GTCGGTCCTGGTATCGTGCTCCTGCAGTTCTGTCATTCCTTCCTGGGTCGGGGGATGATCGTGCATTGTGTGACACCGGTGGAGCCGCTGCTGCAGAGGGTATCGCACAGCATCTACTACCAGAGGAATATCCCTGCCATTGTGCCCAAGTTCATCCTGAAGGCAGAGTGCATCCAG TTTGAGCGCGACGTGATGATCTGGAACAACAAGAAATACATCTCCAAGCCGCTGCTGGTGAAGGAGGATGCCGCCATCCAGAAGCACCGCCGCTGGTATTCCCAGTTCTACAGCGAGAACAGTCCCAAACTGAACTTCCAAGAGGACGGATTGGATTGGTGA
- the LOC140077724 gene encoding cholesterol 7-desaturase nvd-like isoform X1, giving the protein MESVPRSLLALSALCALGAGAGALLLPLLPLLPRAPLLAALLLPLLCWGWRALSRPLELLRSPDDVGYIPEPGRSRAHTANMVRRRRKKGDLPPVYPNGWYQVLDTHLLPPGAVHNTSLCGEQLAVYRTLEGKVYAVDAYCPHLGANLAVGGRVVGDCIECPFHGWQFRGEDGKCARIPYAEKVPEFAKVKTWPSCETNGMVFVWYHCDGIEPTWSVPEQEEITSKEWIYRGRTEHYINAHIEEIPENAADIAHLAFLHEPGLLSGVDLRYTKSGIWDFFKHTWKVRWEPEPPPNKHCSQMFVQHASLVFGKHFSLLDVDVVARQVGPGIVLLQFCHSFLGRGMIVHCVTPVEPLLQRVSHSIYYQRNIPAIVPKFILKAECIQFERDVMIWNNKKYISKPLLVKEDAAIQKHRRWYSQFYSENSPKLNFQEDGLDW; this is encoded by the exons ATGGAGTCGGTGCCGCGCTCTCTGCTGGCGCTGTCCGCCCTGTGCGCGCTGGGGGCCGGGGCCGGGGCTCTGCTGCTGCCCCTCCTGCCTCTCCTGCCCCGGGCCCCGCTCCTGGCCGCGCTGCTGCTGCCGCTCCTGTGCTGGGGCTGGCGGGCGCTGTCCCGGCCTCTGGAGCTACTGCGGAGCCCGGACGATGTGGGCTACATCCCGGAGCCCGGCCGCAGCCGCGCACACACCGCCAACATGGTGCGGAGGAGGCGCAAGAAGGGAGACCTACCCCCGGTGTACCCCAACGGCTGGTACCAGGTGCTGGACACCCACCTGCTGCCGCCCGGGGCCGTGCACAACACCTCGCTGTGCG GTGAGCAGCTGGCCGTGTACCGCACCTTGGAAGGCAAAGTATACGCTGTGGACGCCTACTGCCCTCACCTGGGCGCCAATCTGGCTGTGGGAGGCAGGGTGGTCGGCGACTGCATTGAATGCCCCTTCCATGGCTGGCAGTTCCGGGGCGAGGATGGCAAGTGTGCCAGGATACCCTATGCTGAGAAag TCCCAGAATTCGCCAAGGTGAAGACGTGGCCGTCCTGCGAGACTAACGGCATGGTGTTTGTCTGGTATCACTGCGATGGCATCGAGCCGACCTGGAGCGTCCCGGAGCAGGAGGAGATCACCAGCAAGGAGTGGATCTACAGGGGGCGCACCGAGCACTACATCAACGCTCACATCGAG GAGATCCCCGAGAACGCAGCAGACATCGCCCACCTCGCCTTCCTCCATGAGCCCGGATTACTGAGTGGTGTGGACCTCCGATACACAAAGTCCGGGATCTGGGATTTCTTCAAGCACACGTGGAAG GTGCGGTGGGAGCCAGAGCCGCCCCCCAACAAGCACTGCTCCCAGATGTTCGTGCAGCACGCCTCGCTGGTCTTCGGGAAACACTTCTCCCTGCTGGATGTGGACGTCGTCGCCCGCCAG GTCGGTCCTGGTATCGTGCTCCTGCAGTTCTGTCATTCCTTCCTGGGTCGGGGGATGATCGTGCATTGTGTGACACCGGTGGAGCCGCTGCTGCAGAGGGTATCGCACAGCATCTACTACCAGAGGAATATCCCTGCCATTGTGCCCAAGTTCATCCTGAAGGCAGAGTGCATCCAG TTTGAGCGCGACGTGATGATCTGGAACAACAAGAAATACATCTCCAAGCCGCTGCTGGTGAAGGAGGATGCCGCCATCCAGAAGCACCGCCGCTGGTATTCCCAGTTCTACAGCGAGAACAGTCCCAAACTGAACTTCCAAGAGGACGGATTGGATTGGTGA